Proteins encoded together in one Mycobacterium simiae window:
- a CDS encoding DUF1810 domain-containing protein has protein sequence MDASTDPFRLTRFVVAQAPVYRGVVEELRAGRKRGHWMWFVFPQLRGLGSSPTALQYGITCLAEARAYLAHELLGPRLHDCARLVSQARGRSATEIFGSPDDLKLRSSMTLFAVASNDHQDFTTVLDTFYRGERDPLTLARLKD, from the coding sequence ATGGATGCGTCAACCGACCCGTTCCGCTTGACACGGTTTGTTGTCGCCCAGGCTCCGGTGTACCGAGGTGTGGTCGAGGAGCTGCGGGCCGGACGCAAACGCGGCCACTGGATGTGGTTTGTTTTCCCCCAGCTGCGCGGCTTGGGCAGCAGCCCGACCGCGCTCCAGTACGGCATCACGTGCCTGGCCGAGGCGCGCGCCTACTTGGCACACGAGTTGCTGGGCCCGCGACTACACGACTGCGCTCGGCTGGTCAGCCAAGCGCGGGGCCGCTCGGCAACCGAGATCTTCGGGTCTCCCGACGACCTCAAGCTGCGCTCGTCGATGACGTTGTTCGCGGTCGCCAGCAATGATCATCAGGACTTCACCACCGTGCTTGACACGTTTTACCGGGGCGAGCGGGACCCACTGACGTTGGCGCGGCTGAAGGATTAG
- a CDS encoding peroxiredoxin encodes MSLLTIGDQFPAYELTGLIGGDLSKVNAQQPEDYFKTFSSDDYEGKWRIVFFWPKDFTFVCPTEIAAFGKLNDEFEDRDAKVLGVSVDSEFVHFQWRAQHEDLKKLPFPMLSDIKRELALATGVLNDSGVADRVTFIVDPNNEIQFVSATAGSVGRNVDEVLRVLDALQSDELCACNWRKGDPTLNAGELLKASA; translated from the coding sequence ATGTCATTGCTCACGATCGGCGACCAGTTCCCCGCCTACGAGCTCACGGGGCTGATCGGCGGCGACCTGTCGAAGGTCAACGCGCAGCAGCCGGAAGACTACTTCAAGACCTTTTCCAGCGACGACTACGAGGGCAAGTGGCGGATCGTGTTCTTCTGGCCGAAGGACTTCACCTTCGTATGCCCGACCGAGATCGCCGCGTTCGGCAAGCTGAACGACGAGTTCGAGGATCGCGACGCCAAGGTGCTCGGCGTCTCGGTCGACAGCGAATTCGTGCACTTCCAGTGGCGTGCTCAGCACGAGGACCTGAAGAAGCTGCCCTTCCCGATGCTGTCGGACATCAAGCGCGAACTCGCCCTGGCGACCGGCGTGCTCAACGACAGCGGCGTCGCGGACCGGGTGACCTTCATCGTCGACCCCAACAACGAGATCCAATTCGTCTCGGCCACCGCGGGTTCGGTCGGGCGTAACGTCGACGAGGTGCTGCGGGTGCTGGATGCTCTGCAATCCGACGAGCTGTGCGCCTGCAACTGGCGCAAGGGCGACCCGACCTTGAACGCCGGCGAGTTGCTCAAGGCGTCGGCTTAG
- a CDS encoding alpha-amylase family glycosyl hydrolase, whose amino-acid sequence MTASWVSHAIWWQVYPLGFVGAFPTPKGSAPPGADEHRLRRIAQWLDHAVELGASGIALGPIFASRTHGYDTTDHYRIDARLGDDGDFDHLVDEAHRRGLRVLLDGVFNHVGVDFARHRDASHDDVAAGWFRGRPGRFHTFEGHADLITLNHANPEVVDYVVDVLAHWLQRGADGWRLDAAYAVPQEFWASALPRVRERHPDAWFVGELIHGDYAAIVEAATFDSATQYELWKAIWSSLNDGNFFELDWALQRHNAFLASFAPLTFVGNHDVTRIASQLRNPGHLAHALVLLLTIGGVPSVYAGDEFGFTGIKEERYGGDDAVRPEFTSPPIPLDGVGAETWRLHQFLVGLRRRYPWLHSATTTALRLTNEHYVYQTRARDQALLVALNIADGPLRLVLPELGPRRAEVVGGSGAPPPDVVDELTVEAHGWRILRPA is encoded by the coding sequence GTGACCGCATCTTGGGTTTCACACGCGATCTGGTGGCAGGTCTATCCCTTGGGATTCGTGGGAGCGTTTCCCACCCCCAAGGGATCGGCCCCACCGGGCGCGGACGAGCACCGGCTGCGGCGAATCGCGCAGTGGCTGGACCACGCCGTCGAGCTAGGGGCGTCCGGGATCGCGCTGGGGCCCATCTTCGCCTCGCGCACACACGGTTACGACACCACCGATCATTACCGGATCGACGCGCGACTTGGCGACGATGGCGACTTCGACCACCTCGTCGATGAGGCACACCGCCGCGGATTGCGGGTGCTGTTGGACGGGGTGTTCAACCACGTCGGGGTGGACTTTGCCCGGCACCGGGACGCCTCCCACGACGACGTGGCGGCGGGCTGGTTCCGGGGACGTCCCGGCCGATTCCACACCTTCGAGGGGCACGCCGACCTCATCACCCTCAATCACGCCAACCCTGAGGTTGTCGACTACGTCGTCGACGTGCTGGCGCATTGGCTACAACGCGGCGCGGACGGTTGGCGATTGGATGCGGCATATGCCGTGCCGCAAGAATTCTGGGCGAGCGCACTACCCAGGGTGCGTGAGCGTCATCCGGACGCCTGGTTCGTCGGCGAACTGATCCACGGTGACTACGCGGCGATCGTCGAGGCGGCCACGTTCGACTCGGCGACCCAGTACGAGCTGTGGAAGGCGATCTGGAGCAGTCTCAACGACGGCAATTTCTTCGAGCTGGACTGGGCGTTACAGCGACACAACGCATTTTTGGCCAGCTTCGCGCCGCTGACGTTCGTCGGCAACCACGACGTCACCCGCATCGCCAGTCAGCTGAGAAACCCCGGCCACCTGGCGCACGCGCTGGTGTTGCTGTTGACGATCGGCGGGGTGCCCAGCGTGTACGCCGGCGACGAGTTCGGCTTCACCGGGATCAAAGAGGAGCGGTACGGCGGCGACGACGCGGTGCGCCCCGAGTTCACCTCTCCCCCAATTCCATTGGATGGCGTCGGGGCCGAGACTTGGCGGCTGCACCAGTTCCTGGTCGGACTGCGCCGCCGCTACCCGTGGCTGCACTCGGCCACCACCACCGCGTTGCGGCTGACCAATGAACACTACGTCTACCAGACCCGCGCCCGCGACCAGGCGCTACTAGTCGCGCTCAACATCGCGGACGGGCCGCTGCGGTTGGTCCTGCCGGAGCTGGGCCCGCGGCGTGCCGAGGTCGTTGGCGGATCCGGCGCCCCGCCCCCCGACGTCGTCGATGAACTGACCGTCGAGGCGCACGGCTGGCGCATCCTGCGGCCCGCCTAA
- a CDS encoding alpha-hydroxy acid oxidase codes for MVVKRRVPRVRELAPLMQFKRPQWDATQRRVDAAFTIEDLRRIAKRRTPKAAFDYTDGGAEDELSMVRARQAFRDVEFHPTILRDVSNVTAGWDVLGAPAALPFGIAPTGFTRLMQTEGEIAGASAAAKAGIPFSLSTLGTCAIEDLVAAVPTGRKWFQLYMWKDRERSMALVKRAAAAGFDTLLVTVDVPVAGARFRDNRNGMTIPPTLTLRTVLDAVPHPKWWFDLLTTEPLAFASLDRWPGTVAEYLSTMFDPSLTFDDLVWIKEQWPGKLVVKGIQTLEDARAVVDRGVDGLVLSNHGGRQLDRAPVPFHLLPVVARELGKDTEILVDTGIMSGADIVAAIALGARFTLVGRAYLYGLMAGGEAGVNRAIQILEAGVRRTMQLLGVTCLEELSPTHVTQLRRLAPIE; via the coding sequence ATGGTCGTGAAACGACGTGTCCCCCGGGTGCGTGAGCTCGCGCCGCTGATGCAATTCAAGCGGCCGCAATGGGATGCGACCCAGCGCCGGGTGGACGCCGCGTTCACGATCGAGGACTTGCGACGCATCGCCAAACGCCGGACCCCGAAGGCGGCATTCGACTACACCGACGGTGGCGCCGAGGACGAGCTGTCGATGGTGCGTGCCCGGCAGGCGTTCCGCGACGTCGAGTTCCACCCGACGATCCTGCGCGACGTCAGCAACGTAACCGCCGGCTGGGATGTGCTGGGTGCGCCGGCCGCGTTGCCGTTCGGCATCGCGCCGACCGGATTCACCCGGTTGATGCAGACCGAAGGCGAGATCGCGGGCGCTTCGGCGGCCGCCAAGGCCGGCATTCCGTTCTCGCTGTCGACACTGGGCACCTGCGCGATCGAAGACCTGGTCGCGGCGGTGCCTACCGGCCGCAAGTGGTTTCAGCTGTACATGTGGAAAGACCGCGAGCGGTCCATGGCGCTGGTCAAGCGCGCAGCCGCGGCCGGTTTCGACACCTTGCTGGTCACCGTCGACGTTCCGGTTGCGGGCGCACGCTTCCGCGACAACCGCAACGGGATGACCATCCCCCCGACCCTGACACTGCGCACGGTGCTCGACGCGGTACCGCACCCGAAATGGTGGTTCGACCTGCTCACCACCGAGCCGCTGGCATTCGCGTCGCTGGATCGCTGGCCCGGGACCGTCGCCGAGTACCTGAGCACAATGTTCGACCCCAGCCTCACCTTTGACGACCTGGTCTGGATCAAGGAGCAGTGGCCCGGCAAGCTCGTGGTCAAGGGGATCCAGACGCTGGAGGACGCACGCGCGGTGGTCGATCGGGGTGTCGACGGCCTGGTGTTGTCCAATCACGGTGGCCGGCAGCTGGACCGCGCGCCGGTGCCGTTCCATCTGTTGCCTGTGGTGGCGCGCGAGCTCGGCAAAGACACCGAAATCCTGGTGGACACCGGAATCATGTCGGGCGCCGACATCGTGGCGGCGATCGCGCTCGGGGCGAGGTTCACCCTGGTCGGACGGGCCTACCTGTACGGCCTGATGGCCGGCGGCGAGGCAGGCGTCAATCGCGCGATCCAAATCCTGGAAGCCGGGGTGCGGCGCACCATGCAGCTGTTGGGGGTGACCTGCCTAGAGGAGCTGTCCCCGACGCACGTCACGCAGTTGCGGCGGCTGGCGCCGATCGAGTAG
- a CDS encoding alkyl hydroperoxide reductase has translation MTIENLKEALPEYAKDLKLNLGSITRTTVLDNEQLWGTLLASAAATRNTQVLTEIGSEAADNLSAEAYQAALGAASIMGMNNVFYRGRGFLDGKYDDLRAGLRMNIIGNPGVDKANFELWSFAVSSINGCSHCVAAHEHTLREAGVDREVILEALKAAAIVSGVAQAITTAETLAGVG, from the coding sequence ATGACCATCGAAAACCTCAAGGAAGCGCTGCCCGAGTACGCCAAGGACCTCAAACTGAACCTCGGCTCGATCACGCGGACCACAGTGCTCGACAACGAGCAACTGTGGGGCACGCTGCTGGCCAGTGCCGCGGCAACGCGAAACACCCAGGTGCTCACCGAGATTGGCTCCGAAGCGGCCGACAACCTGTCCGCCGAGGCGTACCAGGCGGCTCTGGGTGCCGCATCGATCATGGGCATGAACAATGTGTTCTACCGTGGCCGCGGATTCTTGGACGGCAAGTACGACGACTTGCGTGCCGGGTTGCGGATGAACATCATCGGCAACCCGGGCGTGGACAAGGCGAACTTCGAGCTGTGGTCGTTCGCGGTGTCGTCCATCAATGGGTGCTCACACTGCGTCGCCGCACACGAGCACACCCTTCGCGAGGCCGGTGTGGATCGTGAGGTGATTCTGGAGGCACTCAAGGCCGCAGCGATCGTTTCCGGTGTGGCACAGGCGATCACCACCGCCGAGACGCTGGCCGGCGTCGGCTGA